Part of the Paenibacillus aurantius genome, CCTTGAAATCCTCGATCCCCACTTCCGCTCCGCTGCTTTTGGCGTTCAGATAAACGATATATTTTCCGGTAGACAACCCGTTGTCGAGTGCGACGTCTCTTACTTCCTTAGGAGCGGCAAAGGCCGTGACCACATAGGCCTGGGCGTTCTCGGGATGCGTCTCTTGCACATGGCGGCTGACCAGCTCCTTCACTTCCTGGCTGAGCGACGTATCGTTCAACCGGGCGGATGGGGAAACCAAGGTGCTGGAAATGACGATATCCGCTTCCCCTTTGTTCAAGTAGCGGGCTTCCGCCTGAGCGAGAAGATCCTCCGTCACCTCGGAAAGAGGCTTCCCGGCGTAGGAAACTCCTTGAATCAGGGAAGCGGCGTCCGGATTCAAAGCCCGAAGCTCCCGCACCTTTTCCTTCGAATCAACGCCAAGCTCTACACTCGGGTTAATGTCGATCGAGACATAAGCGACAACTTTCTTATCGGCGAATACCCCCGTTAAGCCCCCCAATAGAATAACCCCAAACACCACCGCGGCCACCAACGAAGAAGTGGCAGCCAGCCACCGGTTCCCTTTACGGGCACGCCCGGTATTGAATTCAATCTCTTCCCCTACCCGGCAATCCCGGCTTGGTTTTGGAATCTCCTCAAAAGAGCCTTGGGGTGTCAAAACAATAGCTGTTTTGGCGGTAAGCTCCATTACGATCCCTTTACTCATCTATTTCACTCTTTTCTGTAGGGTGGTGAAGCACGGGCTTCAGAAAATCCCTTAAGTAGGGATAGGGCCCGTTGTATATCAAAGCTATGGAAATGATGTATTTCCGGTTCCGTTCCAACGTTTTGCGCGAACAGCCCACCCGGTCCATCAGCTCCTTGATCGGAAGCAGCCGGCGCTCGAGCAGCGCCTTCATCAGCTGGGGATCCTGGGCCAGGAGGACGCCCACGGCGAGCATCGCTTCGCGGGAATCCGTATGCTTGGGCGCGGCCTTGACCAGATCGGCGAACGTGATTTCGAAATCCTGCAGACACCGGTTCAGATCGATGATTTCGCTGCTCCGTTCCTCTGTATCCTTCTGCCTCTCATAGGCTTCCACCGCCTGATGGACCTCGACGGGGTTGACGATGTTCTCTTCCTCATCCTCCATTTCAAAAGAGCTGTACGGCACATGCTTCGTAAACCGCTGCTCCTTGCGTACGTAATCGATAAGCCTACGGCGGATAACGGTTTCGGCAAAGCCGAGGAACGACCTGCCCGCCGTCGGGGAAAACTGGTTGATCGCTTCATTGAAGGCGGTCAGCGCTATGCTGAACTCGTCATCCTTGGAAGGATCGATGTATCGTTTGCTGAAGCGGCTGGTCACCTTGGCGATGTAGGGCTGGTAGTCCGTAATGAATTGGTTTCGCAGCCGCAGATCACCTTGTTGAATCCGCTCCACAACCTCCTCCGGAGTGGAGTCCTGCTGGATGCGGGAACGGGGAGAGAGGCTTCTTCCTAAAAACTTTTTAAAAAGCACCAGTATCAAAGATTCCACCTCACGCTAAAGATTTCGCCGCGCGGGCAGCGATTGCGGGGGTATTTATAGTCAAAACTAACAGATTTTCGGACCTTATGTACGAAGGCTGGTCTCCCGCAGAAAACTTCTAACAGTATACCACAGTTTTCCGTAGAGGAGGGTCCCGTAGAATGTGCTTCCAAAATCTCCATGTCTATCGTTCTTTCTGGTATTCCATTAAAAAACGCCTCCCGTTGGGAGGCGCTAAAGGTTATGGTAAGGCATTTCAACCGCCGGATCACCCGGCCGCCGTATTCCGCTGGCGAAGCTTGGCCCGCCTTTTGCTCAGCATTTGCAGCCTTTTCTTGAGCTGGCCTTCCCATTCGGAATCCTGCAGCTGCTTGGCTACCGTCATCAGGTCCAAGGCCATGTCGATCTGGCTCAGGACGATATCGAGCGGGTCCTCGTTCTCATGGTTGACGCAGTTCTCGAAGAGCTCATCTCCACTGCCGCTTTCCACGTATTCCATAAAATCGATTTCCGGGGCTCCGTCCCCATGAGCATATTCCGCCAGAATTTCATATTCGTTCTGGGCCAGATGGTGTACCTCCACCCGATGGCATACCGGGCAGAATAAGATAGGCACATTGTGTATGTGCGTCCGGATGTGCTTCAAGGTTCCCTTGGTTCCAATCATGCTGGCTCCGCAGCAAAAACTCATGGTGATCCCTCCCTTGTTCCTTTTTCCTATTCGCCCCGAAGGCGGAAAATTCCTCTTTTTCCTCCTAATTTCCAGAGGACACTTCTTTAGGCAGACTTAAGAATCTTCGAAGACCTTGTTCCATTTCAGGGGGTATGTTAGTTACTATTATCCAACTTCGGCCTTTTTGAAAACAAGCGGTAATTTTTATAGCAAAAGCTGCTTAGAGAAGAGGGAACTTGTCTAAGTAGTATATGAATGCAACCCGGAACGAGATTCTCTCATTGGCCCAGGCCCTCTGCCCAAACCCGATCAAAAGGAGTGAGGATATGAACAGCAAGCTGTTTATCGCCATGCTTGCCGCCAAGTACGCCCAGATCCAAGTGCGGTTAAAGTCGGCCATCGAACCGTTGGATGAGATCAGCCTCAACTGGCGACCTAACGAGAACAGCAGCAGCATAGCGAACCTTATTCTGTATCTGGCGGGAACGATCCAATACCGTATCGAGAACGATTTTCACGGAGAGCCCGAGCCGGGCGCCTGGACAGGCTTCAACCCCATGCAGTGGAAAAGCAAGGAAGAGCTGCTCGAGATCATCGAGGACTCGTTCCAAAGGCTGGACGAAGCCGTCCGCCGCCTGGGAGAACGGGATTTCCTTACGGAGGCGGCCGGAACGGAAGAAGCCATCAACCCGGAAGTGCTTCACCAGTGTGCCTCCCATTTCTCCGAGCACTTGGGCCAGGTTCTTTACCTTTCACAGATGCGGACGCCCGCTGTTACGATGGAGCTCCAGCACGGATGATGGGGAAAGCCGCTGAGCCTTTCTCCTAACCCGCCTTGCAAACGGTTACATTGCATGGTCCAACCGGCTCCCTATGGCAACCCCTTTCCCTATGCAAAAAAGCACCGGCTGTCTGTCTGATCGGACCAGACAACCCGGTGCTTTCTACTGTTCTTCCGTACCGAACGTTTCTTCGTACTTGGCCTTGCTCCACAGCTTGTCCAATTCCGACGGATCGGCCAGCTCGACCACGACCATCCAGCTGGCATAGGGCGTCAGGTTAACCTGCCCGGGCAGCTCCAGCAGCGCCCGGTTCGTCTCCACCACTTTGCCGGACACGGGAGAATAAAGCTCCGTCACGGATTTGATGGACTCCACGCTGCCGAACGGCTCCCCCGCCTTCAGCGCATCTCCCGTCTCCGGAAGCTCGACGAAGACGATGTCCCCCAGCTCATTCTGGGCAAAATCGGTCATCCCGAGCCGCACCCGCTTGCCTTCCTGGCGAACCCAGGTATGCTCTTCGCTGTAACGGATTTCCTCGCCTTGATTCACGGTAATCCCTCCCTTCCTCCTTAAATCGAGCCCTGATGGGCAAAAAGCCCTTCCGCCGGCCGGGGCCGACGGAAAGGCCTTCTTATTGGAGTGAATTATACTTTCAGGGTGCTTTGACCAGGCTTCCAGTTCATCGGGCACAGGCCGCCGGTTTGCAGAGCTTGCAGAACGCGGAGCGTTTCTTCCACGCTGCGGCCTACGTCGTTGTGGTTAACGACTTGGTATTTCAGCTCGCCTTCCGGATTGATGATGAACAGACCGCGCAGAGCAATCCCTTCTTCTTCGATCAGAACGCCGTAATCCCGGGATACCGCATGAGTCAGGTCGGCGCCGAGCGGGAAGTTCAGCTGGCCGAGACCGTTGTCGTTCTTAGGAGTATTGATCCAT contains:
- the sigI gene encoding RNA polymerase sigma factor SigI produces the protein MESLILVLFKKFLGRSLSPRSRIQQDSTPEEVVERIQQGDLRLRNQFITDYQPYIAKVTSRFSKRYIDPSKDDEFSIALTAFNEAINQFSPTAGRSFLGFAETVIRRRLIDYVRKEQRFTKHVPYSSFEMEDEEENIVNPVEVHQAVEAYERQKDTEERSSEIIDLNRCLQDFEITFADLVKAAPKHTDSREAMLAVGVLLAQDPQLMKALLERRLLPIKELMDRVGCSRKTLERNRKYIISIALIYNGPYPYLRDFLKPVLHHPTEKSEIDE
- a CDS encoding DinB family protein produces the protein MNSKLFIAMLAAKYAQIQVRLKSAIEPLDEISLNWRPNENSSSIANLILYLAGTIQYRIENDFHGEPEPGAWTGFNPMQWKSKEELLEIIEDSFQRLDEAVRRLGERDFLTEAAGTEEAINPEVLHQCASHFSEHLGQVLYLSQMRTPAVTMELQHG
- the gcvH gene encoding glycine cleavage system protein GcvH, which translates into the protein MNQGEEIRYSEEHTWVRQEGKRVRLGMTDFAQNELGDIVFVELPETGDALKAGEPFGSVESIKSVTELYSPVSGKVVETNRALLELPGQVNLTPYASWMVVVELADPSELDKLWSKAKYEETFGTEEQ
- a CDS encoding peroxiredoxin; translated protein: MAERLVGKQAPFFKMETALGNGQDFGTASLSDYKGKWLVLFFYPLDFTFVCPTEITALSDAASQFKELNCEILGVSTDSIHTHKAWINTPKNDNGLGQLNFPLGADLTHAVSRDYGVLIEEEGIALRGLFIINPEGELKYQVVNHNDVGRSVEETLRVLQALQTGGLCPMNWKPGQSTLKV